TGAAGGCCTATGCCAGTATGGGAGGAGGGTCATGATCACCTTCCTAGTTCAGGGACTACTTTTAAAGAAGGGCATTTAgcaaggacagctgggtggctcagtggatggagagccaggcttggagataggaggacctgggttcaaatctggcctcagacacttcccagctgtgtgaccctgggcagatcactttacccccattgcccagcccttattgctcttctgccttggagccaatacacagtatggattctaaggcagaagataaagattaaaaaaaagaaaagaaaagaaaggacattGGCGAGCTGGAGAATGATCATAGAGCAACCAAGATGACAAAGGGCCTCGAGTCCCAAATCCTCCAAAGAGGGGGGTGGGGGCGTGTCCAGCTTAGAGAAGAGACATGGGCATTGGGCTGTGCCCTGACAGCTGTGGAGCGGAAATTAGAGTTTGTCtcagaaggcagaaccaggagaagtaGGTGGAGGTTGGAAGAGGCCAGTTAAGACTTGGGAAAGCTTCTTAGCAATTATCTTGGAAGCAGTGTGTTCCCCTTCCTTGGCGGTCTCCGTGTAACTGCTGGGAATCATCTGTCAGTCAGATTATGGGGGGCTTCCTTTGTCATGGGTCGGCCTAGGTGACCACTGGGGCCTCTTGCAGTGCTCAGATTCTGTGAATCAGACAGAAGGCTTTTGAGCCAGCCACGAGCCTTTGGccacttttcatttcttcatcggTAGACCGTCTCTTCTGACATATCTCCCACCATCCTCTCAAGTGCTGAGGCTCAGCCCAACAGTTGACTTGGCCTGGAGGACCTCAGGCTCTTTGCAGAATTTCTCTTGTAataaatgggggtggggaggggactGAATGTTCCCTGAAATGAGGTTTCTTTGGTTGCTTCTGGACACCCACCGAAGCATCTCTGCCAACTTCCTTGTGTCAGCCTCTGAGCAGAGGCCAGAAGCTCTCCTGTCCTTTAGTGGCAACTTCTTTTTAGTACTAGTCTCTTCTAGGAGAATATCCGCCTTCCTGGGGTGATGTCCTAGAGTCTATGGGGGGTCCGTTAGAGCCTactggggacagctagatggcttaatGATAAGCAGATGTGAGttcttagtaactgtgtgaccctgggcaagtcacttaaagcagtctgcctcagtttcctcatctgtaaaaaatggtCTTTGAACCTGATGAGCCTGAAGATCTAATTGTGAGATAGGCAGGACCTTTGAGATGGCCCTTAAAGGTAGGTTTTCAGCAGATAGAGATGGCAGGAGACAGCAGTTGAGTAACGGAAGGAAGCAAGAGAACCTTAAAGGGCCTCccgattttcttctttctcaggtGTCTTAGACTTTGAGGAATACAGCTCTATGGCCCTTCCGGAAGGCAAGTACGTGTGGGGGCCCCTGGAGGCCCTGCCTGGGCCCCCACCCCCTATCCCCTTACCCCTGTCCTAGGGTCTGGTCACACCCCAGAGCCTCTGGAATTggacagaggaggggaagggggatgTGGCATGGTGGTATGGGTGGGGGCCCTTCCTTTCTCCTGGACTATCCCCAATTCAGGGAGCTGCCAGACTCCATGGTCCCCTCCCCGCCTCCATGCCCCTGTCCATCCactgccttccttccttattccccCTCCCCAATACCCAGGTGGGAGACGCCTTCGAGGCAGCGGCGGGAGCAGGCCCTTCCGAATCCCTGGGCTGAGCCGGAGGGATCGGGAGCACCGGCCTTCGTAAGTGTGGCTCCCACACTGCCCTTCTTCCCCTCCGGGGTCCTGACTTGGAGTGGGCTGGAGATGGTCCATGAGGAGAGGCCTGGGGTCAGGGTCGGGGGAGTGGGGGCTCATGGTCccgggagggggagaggagagccGAGGGGGCAGGAGAGAGGTGGCTTGGGATAGAGGATGATTAGGGAGCCAAAGGCCCAAAGGAGGGACCTGGGCAAGGATGGAGCCGGAAGGGGCTGAAGAGGAGGCGGCCTCTAACGGTTGGGATCTTCTTCCTCCAGGGACTCCCCAGAGGCAGAATCTGTGGTGAGTAGTTGTTCTGCACCCCCCAAGCAGCCTGGGACCCCGGGGTCCTCCCCCTGGCCTAGGCACTGAGGGATTCTGAGGAAGTGGGGCTCCCGCCCTAGTCAGACAATGTAGCGTGTCCCAGCTTGAAGCGACTGAGCTCCAAGACCATTTAGAGCCCTCGTTTTCTCGGGAGTGGCAGCGAGGAGAAGGGGCAGGTGCGGGGACGCGAGCCCCAGAATCGTAGCGAGGGTCAGTGGCAAAGCCCGGAAGCCGCCCCAAACAGCCTTTACTAAGCTAGAGGCCAGGCACCGAGCGGAGCGCCGGCGATCTAAAAAAAAACGACCCCTTCCGGCGCTGCTCCGTCCTAACGGGGAAGACCGCAGGTAGACGTCGAGGCACGTAAGACGCGTCCTCCGCCGGGGAAGAAGGCTCTCCGAAGGCCTCCGCGCTGCCCCGCTCTGCCCAGGGTGGCGCTGAGCAGGAAAGGAAGCCGGCGAGGGGGAGGAGCAGGCGTTCCCGGGCTCTGGCAGGGCCGCGTGGAGGGGTTGTCTTCAGGCCCCGGCCCTGGCCGCCCGCTGTCCCTGGCTCCCTAATCTCGGGGGCGGGGGAGGGTGGGGGGCTCTGTCCGAGGGGCTTGCCCAGGGCCCTGATCCACCTGTTCCCCCAGACCTGCCCCGTCGTGGACGAAGAAGGCTTCAGCGTCCGGCCGGATGTCAACCAGAACAATATCCTTCCACCCGTATTCGGGGGAAGTAGGGCCTGGGGGAGCAGGACGGCTGTCCCATTCGCAGCCCAGCCCGGGTGCCGCCTCACGGAGCAGAGGCCAGCAAAGTGGTGAATGATCACCCCCTGGTGGTCAGCGTGGAGAACGGCAGCCGGGCGGCCGGAGGGCGCTGGGCTGTGGAGGAAGCTGGGGGAGAGGAAGTGGGAACAATAAGGACCCATAATAATAAGAGGCCGGGTAAGGCCCTCCCTCCGCCCATTCGGGCCCCACTTTCTCAGCCACTGTAGACGGGGAGAGCTTTCTCGAGCTGGCTTGGAGAACAAGAGTAAGATTATAATGACACATTTATATACTATGTatttgcacaatagtattatatgaTTAACATTGTAGCTATATGTTTCTACAatacataattaatataattacccactgatataatataataagggATAATAGTAACAACAGAAACAGTAATAAGCAGCATGGACTAGTGGCTATAgatcaggaagagctgggttcaaattctgtttctgataCAAATATTTCACCTGTGTAAGAAAAAGATATGGGGCTACCTAGAGGAAGCTTTTGATTCCCCAGGAAAGACAttctagggagggagagaggaagggaggggaaaagaagaagtgaaggaagggaaagaagggaaggagggagaggaaaaggagagggggaagaagataaggaaggagggagaaggaaagatgaagagggggtagggaagagaaggaagggggaaggggaagagaaggagggagggggaaaggaaggaaggaaagggaaggaagagaggaaaaaaagaagggaaaaaaaggagacacgcatttattaaattcctacagtgtgccaggcattgtgctaagcatatTACAAAAAGTATCTCTTTAGATCTTCACCATAACCCTGGAAGGTGCTagtatgatccccattttataggtgaggaaactgaggcaaacagatgaaatgacttgtccagggtcacacacttagtaagtatctgagcttagatttaaactcaagccTTCTTTACTCTaggtctagtgttctatccactgcacccctTAGCTGCTCCATGGGGACAGCTATGACCTTTGATGTGGGGGGGGTCCCTCAAAAACACATGTTATAGATttggagcaggaagggaccttagggatcatctagtctaactcccttatgttaaagatgaggaaacggaggcccaaGAAGTAAAATAGTGTGGTCCAAATTATCCATGGTGTGATAAGCAGTCAAGACTAGAACCCAGGCGCACTGTGCACACAAAACAGAAGTGCCTGCTTGACTGAGTGAGAGTTTAGGGGTTCTGCCTCTCCGTGGCTGGGGTGTGGTCTGGCAGGAGATGGGGGACAGGAGGGAGCACCACAGCCTTTTCCTGGCCTCCTTGACTCCTGGGCACCAGAACGGGAGAACTCGCGCTTCTGCTCATCTAGCGACTCGGACTATGATGACGATGAGGAACCCCGAAAGTTCTTTGTGCAAATCAAACCGGCTCCGCCGCCCAGCCAGTCCCGGGACCCTGAGGCTGCTGCAGCTCAGCTCAAGGCCACAGCGGGCAGCCTGATCCTGCCGCCAGGCCCTGGGGTGAGGAGCAGTGGGGGGGGTCAGAGGTCGTGGGGTGCCCTTTAGTGGCTAGGTGGGGCAGATGGGGGAGGATGTTGGGGGCCCTCCTGACCGTCACTCCCTTGACCCCCCTCTTCTGCTCACAGGGCACCATGAAACGCCATTCATCCCGTAAGTGCCGCGTCTCGTTATTGCCAGGCcgtgggggaaggaggggacgGAAACGAGTCCTGGCCTCTTAGCCTGGCCACAGGAAGGAGCGGGGAGGAGGGCCCCTGCAGGCTCCGGGGGAGGTGGTAAGCTGAGGTGGGGTCTCTTACAGGGGAGATGCCAGGGAAGCCCGTGAGGCCTCACTCGGCCTCCAGAGCCATCAGGTATGGATGCATCCCGCTGTGCTCCCCTGCCCCAATGTCCCTGCAGGCCCCCAATCCagccccttccctttctctttgatttggttttctgtcttaggatcaatgctgggtatcagttccagggcagaagggttaggccatgggggtgaaggctcagggtcacacagctgggaaatgtctgaatccagatttgaagccaggacctcccatctccaggcctgagtCTTGATTCCCCAAGACACCCCTTTGGTTTaaccccttccctccccatcattTAAGGGGGATCCAGCTGTAACCTCTactcctccccacctccagatGTGCAGAAAAGCCCCAATCAGATGTGCAGCTGTCCAAGGCCCTCTTTGGCCCCCCGCTGGAGTCAGCCTTGGAGCCAGAAGACTTTCCAGGTGATGGTGAAGACCCCTGAAAAGAGGAGGGGCTGGGGAGCCGCCCCTCCCCCCGCCTCTCtgatcccttttttctttctccctcccccactccaggCTCTGGCAGCTACGGCTTTACCTCcagcccttctcccttctcctcctcatccCCAGAGAATGTAGAGGACTCGGGTCTGGACTCCCCATCGCACCCAGCCCCCGGCCCCTCTCCAGACTCCTGGGTCCCCCGACCGTCTACGCCCCAGAGTCCCCCCGGGGCCAGGAGGCCCCCTAGTTCCCCACCTGCCCGGCCCCACACATGTCCTGCCTGGACCGCGCCAGGGGGGCCTCCAGGATCTGAGCCCAACCCtgacccctgggcaagtgatGGTGAGTCTTCGCCCCCTGATATGGCCCTCTTCTGTTCCCGAGATTTCCATTTCCACCAGGTTCAGGAGATCCTAGAGTCCCCGAGGTCTCCAGGAAGCCCTCCTGGGTCTAGAGCGGCCTCCCAGCCTTGGCTGACCCCTACCACTATTCAGAGAAACtgatcctctccctccccctcccttccgaGCCTCATGGGGCATGGAGGTGGAGGGGGTGTAAAGGGAGGCAGTGCGAAAGGACCTCAGCCCGGGTCTGGAGGACTCCGTCCCGGATCAGCCTCAGTAGACAGCCTTGTCCCCGTCACATTTTCcccccaggtctcagtttcctgacctgTAAAATTGGAAGCATAATCTTCATATACTCTGCAGGGAAATATGAGGAAAACACTCTGGAAATCTTTTCGTGTTACTAGAAATGGGAATCACTGAACTTGTATTCTTGGGGCATAGAGGACAGAGCACTGGACACAGTCAgagagaccagagttcaaatcctgctgccCCCCcaacttctagctgtgtgaccctaggcaagtcactgaggCCCTACCAGCCTCCCTCCTCAGGAGAAGGACAGGCTCACCTTCCTTGCAGGGTTGTTGAAAGCACCACAGTGAGCTGTTATGCACCCACACAGTGCTCGGCAAGCTCTAGCAACTAGCATTTCTGTATCATTTCTCCTTACCCATCTCTCATCCTGTGATGCCCAGACCTGGTGCCCGCTCTGCCCGACACAGGGCTGCGGGAGGGACTGGCAGCACTCCCCAGACGAGGCCATACCAAGAAGACTCCCAGCGCCCTCACCCGCAGCAATGGAGACCTGGTAAGGGTGGCACGGCCCCCGGGAGGCCAGCGGTCCCATGAGTCACTTCCTGTAGTGTCTGGGCTGTGCTGGTGCCCGGGACACCGAGGGGGGGTACCCTGGGTGGctagaatgggggtggggagcgGAGGAATGGAAAGAGGCCCTCAGAATGCCATCGGGGAGGTGGGCACTGCCTGCTGGGTGCTCTGACCACTGCCTGGGGCTCCTACCCTGCCTAGCCagctcccctctctgggcctcttttCCTGACCCAGAGGGGGAGGCTGGACCTCTGACCGGCTCCCGTGGTCTCCACTTATTTTGCTTCCAGTCTCGCTCCCTGAGCCCCTCTCCACTGAGTTCCTCCGTCCCCAGCAGTCTCCCCGAGAGGAGCAGCGGCTTCTCCCAGTCAGGCCTCGGTAAGTCTGGGGTGTCCCTGTAGAGAGGGGAGGGCAGGACATGTGTGAAACACACAAAGATGAGGACTCTAGGCTGGGAAACAGGACACCTGAGTTCAAAGAGCCCTGATTGTTGTCTCCAGATCCTCACATAAAGTATAACAAAGGATTGTAGatcccttgagggcaggacctgtCTTGTGTATCTCTAgggctttaataaatgtttatgaactgATTGACTGGCTACACTTGGAAgtagaggaccagggttcaagtcCCCAGCCCTGCCACTGATTAGGTGTATTTCCTTGGACAGTTAACCTCACTAGACCTCTGtcttctcatctggaaaattgtCTGACTAGGAGATCTCTTGAGAGCCCAGGccagctctaaatcccatgatcctcTAAGTACCAAAAAGGCTGCCAGGTGGAAAAGGGATTAACCTTCTTTGTTCTGGCCCCAGAGGATGGAAGAAGCTGGGGAGATAAATTTTGACTCCATGTTAGGAAAAATTTGGGAACAATGAGAACTGTTCAAAATTGAAATGGGATACCTTAGgtaggtagtgagctccccatcaaTGAAGGACTACAAGTACAGTTTGGACCACTTAGTGCCAATGACATTCCTATCTGCAGGCTCTTCCTTCTAACCATATAATTTTGAGTCCCAGCTTTGCCCAagacttactgtgtgaccttgggcaagtctttctcctccctgggcctcagtttccctacctgtaaaattctgaaggactctcTTGGCTCTGTGACTTTGTCCTCTGGCACAGCTCGTTGACAGGCCAGCCCATGAGTCTGAGAATAGATCCcatctcatctttttttcctctgcagGGATCTCCAGGGGCCCGAGCCCTGTGGTGCTAGGCTCTCAGGATGCCCTGCCGGTAGCCACAGCCTTCACGGAGTACATCCATGCCTATTTCCGGGGCCAGGATGCCCCCAGGTAGGCCACAAGTGGAGTAGAAGGGgctgagggagaaagaaggggttCAAGTCTGACCCAGCTTCTTCCATCACTCATTCTTCTTGCTCTGTAGGCCATTAtggtccacccccccccccccatacacacaaTCCCCAGGCCACTGGATGTTTGGATGGACAGAGACGAGGGCTTGAAACTAGGAATAAAACCAGAAAGAGAATGGAAGTCTCCTTATGAACTCGCTGTGAGGCCCTCGATGAGTCTTTTCTCCCCTCAGGGCCtctgtttccccctctgtaaaatagggctcTAGTCCTTGCTGGCCCCCCAACCTTCCTCTCATCGAGAGTTTTGAGGTTCAAGGGAGACCATGCAGCTGGTAGACAACAGAACGATATCAGATGCAACTTTAGGACTCTGATACTCATAAGAAATATAACTTTGGGCAGCCAGGTGTCACCAGAGGGCACAAAGTGCCAGGCGGGGAGTCACTTCTCCCTGCTGGCCTCGGCGTCCTCGtctgagtcagagaaggaaatggcaaatcagtctAGTGTCTtcgtcaagaaaaccccaaatgaagtcacgaAGAGTCGGCCCCACTGAAACAATTGATcaataggaaagaaaaggagtCTGACCTCTGGGTTACATAAAGGCTGAGTGAGACTGTGCCCAGGGTCATAGCCACTGAGTGtctgaggtgagacttgaactcgggtcttcctgactccatggccaACATTCCATCCCTTGCTCCATAGCTATTCCTAGAAAAGATATTTTCCCTGGAGGTGAGGATCTgctagggaaaagggaaaggccCAGGTGTCCCCTCTGAGCTCTGTACCCCACAGCTGCATGGTGAAGGTGACAGGGGAGCTGACCATGTCCTTCCCCGCGGGCATCGTGAGGGTGTTCAGTGGGACGATGCCCCTGCCCGTGCTCAGCTTCCGTCTGGTACGAACAGCTGTCATTGAACACTTCCAGCCCAACACTGACCTGCTATTCAGGTAAGGAGGAGGCTGGGACTGGGGGGGCTGTGTGTCCCCTGGGTGGATGGGCAGGGGTCCAGCGGGCTCAGGAGATACCACCTGGATGAGCCGAGCACCTAGGAGCACCCTGGGGAGTGggcaagggaaggggagggaagaggtggaAGGCCTTGACTTTGAGACTCAGGGTAGCTATGGGAAGCCAGCCCTAACCTCCTCCACAGTGACCCTTCCCAAAGTGACCCAGCCACCAAGGACTTCTGGCTGAACATGTCTGCTCTGACGGGACACCTACAACGCCAGGCGGAACAGAGCCCAGCAGCCTCCTACTACAATGTGGTACTGctcaggtaccaggtgaggaacTTGGAAGAGGGATGGCTAGCAAGTACACCCAGGAGGATCGCAGTTGTAATATGAGTAGACAAAAGAGGGAGAATTCTCAGGAACTCACAGACACCCAGCCTCCGTGATCTCAGAAGTCATAGACACATGGATGGCCTGGGGATGGAGGCTCAAAGACAGAGATGGTCTCCGAAGGCATAAACATAGAGACTGGGGATGGGGCTCTAAGTGGAAACCCAGGATCACAAGACGGTGGCTTTCCTTGGACACTCAAGTAGACGAGAGAGGGCTCTTGTTGCTCACGTCCAAAGGCAGTATCATCAAATTAGATTTTGATCTGGGTTCCATTGGCTTCATCATTTGGTCATGTGGAAGGCATTCCTGAAAGCCACTGTTTTCAGGTTAATAAAGTTTTAGCAAATATGGGTAAATACAGAAGAAGCAGAGTTGCCCTCCTTTACtgcatttgtttaaaaataaggaaatggaggcataaCACAAGCTCTCTTGGAAAGCATTCCTAACTGGCACTTCATATGACATTTTGGGTGTAAGGGATGGGTAACAAAATTGCCATttacagttgttttttttaaatccatcttTATGGAGAGGAAGTGCTGACACAGACAAGACCAAAGTTGCTCCTGTATCCTAAGTTGCCGTCCTCTTTCCTGCTCAGTTCTCCAAACCTGGGGCCCAGGCGGCCCCACTGCAGCTCAGTGCCCGCTGGCAATGTGGCCGTGCCCAGACCCAAGTCTCAGTGGAGTATAGTTACTGCCCGAGCGCCATGGCGCTGCCCAGCCCACTCACCAACGTCCAGATACTGCTTCCTGTTGAGGAGCCTGTCACCAATGTCCGTCTGCAGCCTGCTGCCAGCTGGTGAGCCCCTCACTGGGTTCCCTGGGTTTCCACTGGGGTAGTAAATTCCAGGGACCTTATTATATTCTGGGATCCTGGGGCCATCAGTCCACAAGCCTAGTTAAAGTAACTGCCAAGTGTGGGGTGCTAACCATAcaatctttgctctcaaggaatttacatactatccagggaaacaatgcaCAGGCACAGACACAtacaaagtatatacaaagtaCTAAATTTATTAGAAATAAATGAGATCATCAAGGGTGGAGTTAGTGGCTAGGGAGAGCAGGCCAGACCGCAGTAGGTGGCATTTGAGatttgaaagaagctagggatTCCCTGAACCAGAAATGGGACCTGAGCAGGacatgatgaatgaatgaatgtttcaCTACTAAAgcttttatttagcatttactatATTATATGCTGGGTTCTGGAGacacaaaaacaagcaaacaaaatatACCTAAAGGAGAGCTGGGGTGGAGAGGATGGAGAAGTGGAAATGGGAAGTATGGAGTGTGTGGAAATGGCTGCAAAGTGTGGAGGCCTTCAAGAGGCTGCCAAAGCTTACCTGTTAGGGGCCCAGGGCCAGAGTCTGAGTTCTGGTgggaatgggaagaggaagaggccTGGTCCAGGCTGGCTGGTCTTTACCCTTTTCTACCCATAGGAACCTGGAGGAGAAGAGGCTCTTGTGGAGACTTCCTGATGTGTCAGAGGAAGGGGGTGAGCCTGTACCCTTAGATGGGGGGAGAGATGATAAGCTTCTCCTAAGGTTTCTGGGCTGGGTAGACACATCACCAACATCCAGCTCTGAGATCCATCTGTTTTCTGTCCCTGAGTCCTAAATCCTCCCCTGCAGGACCTTAAAACATCAatctcagagctgggagggcccttagagaccagaaatcatttattaaatgcatactgTATTCAAGACATAATGATAAAAAAGGGGTtcgatccctgccctcaaggagtttatattctacttggGGTAGAACGTGGGGTTTGGTTAGCTTGTCTGCAAATAATTATTCTACtgccaatcaacaagcattttctagtatgtcacttaacccctattgcctagcccttacaactcttctgccttcgaaccaacaCACTGTGTTgattaagatagaaggtaaaggagggaggaagggaaaaaggaaggaaggaaggaaggaaggaaggaaggaaggaaggaaggaaggaaggaaggaaggaaggaaggaaggaaggaaggaaggaaggaaggaaggaaggaaggaagggaggaagggagggagggagggagggagggagggagggagggagggagaagaaaagaaaggaaaagagaacagaagaaagggTGCTAGGGTGGGGGTCAGCTATGTAATCATTGTGGCTGATGAGGAATGGGGGAGCAGGTGTCTTTGGGCCCTGTGGCCCATGTGACTCTCTCCTCAGTCTAGTAGGGTATCGCAGGGAATACCATGATTCTTCAGGGTTAGTCTAGACCAGCATCTAGCTGCCTTTGTCCCCTCCAGGCCCAGGCCATCTCTCTGCCAGCTGGGAACCTCTGTCAGGGCCCAGCATGCCTGGTCCAGTGGCTGCCCACTTCACCAGTGAGGGCAGCACCCTGTCTGGGGTAGACGTGGAACTTGTGGGCAGCGGGTACCGCATGTCTCTGGTGAAGAGGAGGTTTGCCACAGGTACTAGATCGGGGATGGGGCAGTTTCCTCTCCCACCACCCAGAGCTTCGTCCATCATCAAAGCTCCTATGTGGCCGTTACCCCTTACATCCCTAAGAAAGAGTGTGAAATGCTGTTCCTTGGAGGTGGGGTGGAGGGGAACCTCAGGGCTCAGGAAACAGGAGGGCCTTAGAGACCACCAGGGGATGGTCTGAGGAGGGGAGGACCCAGAAACTCACCAAGAACACAGAATGAAGATGGAAGCCCAGACCATTTCCCTATCCCTAACCAAGCCCTTCTTACTTTCTTCCCAGGGACCTATCTAGCTGGCTACTGAATCGGCCTGTGCTGCTCCCTCTCTGGCCTTGGTTTTGCACTTGGGTTCCTTTGGTGGGGCctgctcctcctccctcccaccacacACTCCCAACTTTGGACCAGGTCAATTTTAAACAGACACTGAGGGGCCCAGAGCCTCTGCAGGGAGGGTGCAGTGTAGACTGAGAAGGTTGGGAATTGGAGTGGAGGCCCAAAGTTCCCCCTCCTGGGCTGAGCCTCACAGGTTTCCTTCCCTTgggcttcctcttccctccccagaaTCCTTCTCAGCCCAAGCCCAGCCCAGCCCCTGGGGTTTTATGTCATTTGAATAAACACTCTATTTTCTAATAAAACTTTTGGCTTTGGGCCCTTTCTTGGTTGGGGAAAGGAAAGTCAGGTAGCAGGGAGGGGGCTCAACTTGGCTACTCTGTTTGGAGTTATTTTCAAAGTGAAACCTAGACCAGGTTTAGCAAGAAAAAGCTCACAAGGCCATCAAACAGCATTGTCAGGACccagaacatcagagctgggagagaccttagagcagagaatgtcagagctgggagagaccttagaacagagaatgtcagagctgggagagaccttagaacagagaatgtcagagctgggagggagcttagaacagagaatgtcagagctgggagagaccttagaacagagaatgtcagagctgggagggagcttagaacagagaatgtcagagctgggagagaccttagaacagagaatgtcagagctgggagagtccttagaacagagaatgccagagctggaagggagcttagaacagagaatgacagaactgggagggagcttagaacacagaatgtcagagctgggagggagcttagaacagagaatgtcagaactgggagggagcttagaacacagaatgtcagagctgggggagacctcagaacacagaatgtcagagttggtagagaccttagaacagagaatgccagagctgggagagttcgtagaacagagaatgtcagagttgggagagatcttagaatccagattgtcagggctggaagggttCTTAGAACCCAGACTGTCAGGGCTGGGAGAAGCCCTAACGTGTAGATGTGGAAATGTCAAAGCTGACCAAAGCGCCATTGTGGGTAGCAACTGActttttatatagtgcttttataTTTGCCAAGTGTCTCATACAGGTGATTTTATGATAGATTCCTTGCCAGAGGTGGTCTTGTCAAGGGAAACAGAGGTGAGATTCCTTCTCAATCAGGTCTTTGTGATCTCAAGTCTTGCCTAATCTCTGTTCTGCTGTTCTCtgcttcttatttgttttttctacccaccctctgtcttagtatcaattctagacTAGGCAAATAGGATCAagaaagttgttcagggtcacacagctaggaagcatccaaagccagatttgaaccctggtcctccttactccaggcttggtgctctatccattgggctacctagctgcccctgtgttcTCTACTTCTAAGAgctcccttccaggtctaaattcaCAAAGCTATGACATAGAAAACCTGAActggaaagaatttagaaaataGAAGATGGAGTGCTCTCCTGCACAAAAGAGGCTTTCTGTTGCTTTGTGGAAGGGCATTATAGACCCTTCCACAGAAGAAAAAAGTTTTGCTCTTGTCTCCTGGCTGGTAGCCCCGGATGCTTTCCCCTGCTTTCCTATCTTTCTG
This sequence is a window from Monodelphis domestica isolate mMonDom1 chromosome 3, mMonDom1.pri, whole genome shotgun sequence. Protein-coding genes within it:
- the FCHO1 gene encoding F-BAR domain only protein 1; the protein is MSYFGEYFWGEKNHGFDVLYHSMKQGQVSTKELADFIRERATVEEAYSKAMAKLAKMAGNGTPMGTFAPLWEVFRVSSDKLALCHMELTKKLNDLIKDVARYGEEQSKAHKKCKEEAVGTLEAVQALHGVSQLLPKSRESYVSRCLELERLRKEGTNQKEIDKVEGKTKKAAETLRRCVEKYNTARGDFERKMLESALRFQAIEETHLRHMKGILGAYAHSVEDTHVQIGQVHEEFKQNVENVSVETLVRKFAENKGTGREKPGVLDFEEYSSMALPEGGRRLRGSGGSRPFRIPGLSRRDREHRPSDSPEAESVTCPVVDEEGFSVRPDVNQNTERENSRFCSSSDSDYDDDEEPRKFFVQIKPAPPPSQSRDPEAAAAQLKATAGSLILPPGPGGTMKRHSSREMPGKPVRPHSASRAIRCAEKPQSDVQLSKALFGPPLESALEPEDFPGSGSYGFTSSPSPFSSSSPENVEDSGLDSPSHPAPGPSPDSWVPRPSTPQSPPGARRPPSSPPARPHTCPAWTAPGGPPGSEPNPDPWASDDLVPALPDTGLREGLAALPRRGHTKKTPSALTRSNGDLSRSLSPSPLSSSVPSSLPERSSGFSQSGLGISRGPSPVVLGSQDALPVATAFTEYIHAYFRGQDAPSCMVKVTGELTMSFPAGIVRVFSGTMPLPVLSFRLVRTAVIEHFQPNTDLLFSDPSQSDPATKDFWLNMSALTGHLQRQAEQSPAASYYNVVLLRYQFSKPGAQAAPLQLSARWQCGRAQTQVSVEYSYCPSAMALPSPLTNVQILLPVEEPVTNVRLQPAASWNLEEKRLLWRLPDVSEEGGPGHLSASWEPLSGPSMPGPVAAHFTSEGSTLSGVDVELVGSGYRMSLVKRRFATGTYLAGY